From one Amycolatopsis sp. FDAARGOS 1241 genomic stretch:
- a CDS encoding bi-domain-containing oxidoreductase, producing the protein MKQVVQNYKSGELALLDVPVPACKPGGVLVRTGYSLISTGTEMMKVSEAGMSMIGKARSRPDQVAKVMQSVATNGLAATYRKVTSKLDSYTPLGYSLAGVVVEVGAGIDDVAVGDVVACAGNEHALHSELNWVPKNLYARVPAGLDPRFAAFGTVGSIAMQGVRRGEPQLGDLALVIGLGLIGQLVVQLLIAAGVRVVGVDPDPARCELAEQLGALACAHPGSGVVDNAVAELSGGHGVDQVYLAAGGASNDPVELAAKLARDRGRVVDIGKISLNLPWNAYYEKELDVRFSRSYGPGRYDPEYELEGRDYPIGYVRWTERRNIECFLDLAARDKLDVEPLITHVADFSSAVETYKSLQDGELKAVAVLFRYPEGPETEPRAVVSAVAPPAATGTRATPRSRLRVGFVGAGNYASSMLLPHLVEQERVALSEVVTTSALSGANAKRKFGFARANTDLNALLENDSVDTVFVVTRHSSHAELTRRALLAGKAVFVEKPLALSEKELRGIVEAIEESGNNRLQVGFNRRFAPLLNEAKVQFGPRLGPASVRYLVNAGRLESNSWYTKADSEGTRFVGEGGHFIDTVSWFLGSDPVSVYATATPGNDDLQVLLRYADGSTAAISYVTSGSTSFQKETLEVLADGKVLKFDDFARASVYGKKRWASSRIPKGRDKGQKAEVEAFVTALTTGVAMPITVESLVNTTLATLAVNRSLETGAPVRLEPKEVLG; encoded by the coding sequence GTGAAGCAGGTAGTGCAGAACTACAAGAGCGGGGAGCTGGCGCTCCTCGACGTGCCCGTCCCGGCCTGCAAGCCGGGCGGCGTGCTCGTGCGCACCGGGTACTCGCTGATCTCCACCGGCACCGAGATGATGAAGGTGTCCGAGGCCGGCATGTCCATGATCGGCAAGGCGCGCTCACGCCCGGACCAGGTCGCGAAGGTCATGCAGAGCGTCGCCACCAACGGGCTCGCGGCGACCTACCGCAAGGTGACGAGCAAGCTCGACTCCTACACACCGCTGGGCTACTCGCTGGCCGGCGTGGTCGTCGAGGTCGGCGCCGGCATCGACGACGTGGCGGTGGGCGACGTCGTGGCGTGCGCCGGAAACGAGCACGCGCTGCACTCCGAGCTGAACTGGGTGCCCAAGAACCTCTACGCGCGCGTGCCCGCCGGGCTGGACCCGCGCTTCGCGGCGTTCGGCACGGTCGGGTCGATCGCGATGCAGGGCGTGCGCCGCGGCGAGCCGCAGCTCGGTGACCTCGCACTGGTGATCGGGCTGGGCCTGATCGGGCAGCTCGTGGTGCAGCTGCTGATCGCCGCGGGCGTTCGTGTCGTCGGCGTGGACCCCGACCCGGCGCGCTGCGAGCTGGCCGAACAGCTCGGTGCGCTGGCGTGCGCGCACCCCGGGTCGGGGGTGGTGGACAACGCCGTCGCGGAGCTGTCGGGTGGCCACGGCGTGGACCAGGTCTACCTGGCCGCGGGCGGCGCCTCGAACGACCCGGTGGAGCTGGCCGCGAAGCTCGCTCGCGACCGCGGCCGGGTGGTCGACATCGGCAAGATCTCGCTCAACCTGCCCTGGAACGCCTACTACGAGAAGGAGCTGGACGTCCGGTTCTCACGCTCGTACGGGCCCGGGCGCTACGACCCCGAGTACGAGCTCGAGGGCCGCGACTACCCGATCGGCTACGTCCGCTGGACCGAGCGCCGCAACATCGAGTGCTTCCTCGACCTGGCCGCGCGCGACAAGCTCGACGTCGAACCGCTGATCACGCACGTCGCCGACTTCTCGAGCGCGGTGGAGACGTACAAATCGCTGCAGGACGGCGAGCTCAAGGCCGTCGCGGTGCTCTTCCGCTACCCCGAGGGCCCGGAGACCGAGCCGCGGGCCGTGGTGTCGGCGGTGGCGCCGCCCGCGGCGACGGGTACCCGGGCCACCCCGCGCAGCCGCCTGCGCGTCGGGTTCGTCGGGGCCGGCAACTACGCGTCGTCGATGCTGCTGCCGCACCTGGTGGAGCAGGAGCGCGTGGCACTGTCCGAAGTGGTCACCACGTCGGCGCTCTCGGGCGCCAACGCCAAGCGCAAGTTCGGCTTCGCTCGCGCCAACACCGACCTGAACGCGTTGCTGGAGAACGACTCCGTCGACACCGTGTTCGTGGTGACGCGGCACAGCTCCCACGCCGAGCTCACCCGCCGGGCGCTGCTCGCGGGAAAGGCCGTGTTCGTGGAGAAGCCGCTGGCGCTTTCGGAGAAGGAGCTGCGCGGGATCGTCGAGGCCATCGAGGAATCGGGCAACAACCGGCTGCAGGTCGGCTTCAACCGCCGGTTCGCGCCGCTGCTCAACGAAGCCAAGGTCCAGTTCGGGCCGCGCCTGGGCCCGGCGTCGGTGCGCTACCTCGTGAACGCGGGCCGCCTGGAGTCGAACAGCTGGTACACCAAGGCCGACTCGGAGGGCACGCGCTTCGTCGGCGAGGGCGGGCACTTCATCGACACGGTGAGCTGGTTCCTCGGCAGCGACCCGGTTTCCGTCTACGCCACCGCAACCCCGGGCAACGACGACCTGCAGGTGCTGCTGCGCTACGCCGACGGCTCGACCGCGGCCATCAGCTACGTCACCAGCGGCTCGACGTCGTTCCAGAAGGAGACGCTGGAGGTGCTGGCCGACGGCAAGGTGCTGAAGTTCGACGACTTCGCCCGCGCGAGCGTGTACGGCAAGAAGCGCTGGGCCAGCTCGCGGATCCCGAAGGGCCGTGACAAGGGCCAGAAGGCCGAGGTCGAGGCGTTCGTGACCGCACTGACCACCGGTGTCGCGATGCCGATCACCGTCGAGTCGCTGGTGAACACGACGCTGGCCACGCTCGCCGTCAACCGCAGCCTCGAAACGGGCGCGCCGGTGCGGCTGGAGCCGAAGGAGGTGCTCGGCTGA